One genomic window of Nicotiana sylvestris chromosome 10, ASM39365v2, whole genome shotgun sequence includes the following:
- the LOC104234829 gene encoding uncharacterized protein isoform X3 yields MSVDTEFPYGPSILTDEKLPEVGNPAVPCQNSSSNDAVVFTKEASNCPADNGQMKRNTASEITGIEEMSGESGGSDKSNDDEKLRKGSVEAAKADGNYEDKLQSDQSENAENAESDGQGAPSMVTEIKGVNEIGGDFKGDVQLVCEESADTEKVESSCQTAASTVIEIKAVEEIKGESTSSRKNDKSVDAEEANINSSMSVNPVIETVGMEEMRGESSDPRRINDGSSEESGEAEKADSSCQRAPHSTMEMTTLEKMGCLSSSVENSSGDITGQEPPNTVTKIKGTNEIGGDSNGDVKLVCEESADTEKVESNGQASHSTVTEITAIEEIRPESNGLSKIDESVDAEKAGSNNSLATDIVTEINKLEDESNGAEKINNVSEITGIQVESNGAEEISDDKVACQESTNTEKGDDSNGDVKLVCEESSDTEKVESNSQAAPSTVTEITAIEEIRPESNGLSKIDESVDAEKAGSNNSLTTDIVTEMNGLEDESNGAEKINNVSEITGIQVESNGAEEISDDKLACQESTNSEKGGDSDGDVTLVCEESSDTEKVESNGQAAPSTVTEITAIEETRPESNGLSKIDESVDAEKAGSNSSLATDIVTEIKGLEDESNGAEKINNVSEIIGIQVESNGAEEINDDKLACQESTNAENADSLIQSVSNVVSEIKRTEDIEGESDVADKRTDGNSTCGERKDAEAMNSGTPVHTGMSCNTEFSQGLSTFADSNFSEVGNYCASSTKDMSSNDAFGVKNEALYSCADDSQLGPNLVKEGSGVENLEGVLNSVDNSINNRILYENCGDTEKSHIGSDNVGVHGDAEVPIDQSVLADVKLCEVGDSYASSIKDVCHDVVSGNSLNEPVHESKMVPMPYTAIEFTGIKKEGESSVAGQNSDDKFLHESEDAEKPPSTNIDERMSGLELSVAGNTSAPSTRDVPSNDAVTFGSETLTCPIEIDQESANMSIEIAGAEEMGGGSDRSNDDKLMCEQIGDAEISSTNDVLTTSAECSSVEAVAVRDMNVSAAKGFNFLIRMPRFDDEKLRERIRVAELNVDEKTQHRDAFRQKIRNKRVNCQTHGAEFEAAKTQERDARKQVRTKRAEISTLQDVIDKAKNAVAIDEIDNRICNMEHIIGHETLPLKEEKLLIREIKQLKQLRGQISSNIGRQDEVQKALDERVVNEEQLRILKKELDNLKVKASKAETIAMAASRKYEDESRKLKELQAQFKAADDIRQEAYEELRNLKKGFYEKNVHFRTYKDEATLASDHARNREMEALNHLCVNQVERYMELWNKNDEFRKEYIRCNTRSTLRRFGTLDGRTLGPDEEPTVLPSYVEQRAARLVTRVDKVNFVSQAPVSQQENQAVVLKDESKDDNIKLQAAEKMNPIEKTKEAPKPIQREMSVVDEPKEAEQLQTAQELEAARKEEEQRKREEAARLKEQRRLEEIAKAKEALERKRRNAEKAQLRAELRAQKEEEQRLKEKEKRLRKKERKKGAVGETETETNDGETALISTSLRETVKEPEATENPQANTKKPQKPSQYTKQIKTKSTIPPPLRNRSRRKLQQWIWLTISCLVVIALFCLGNIGFFTNLKQRGSPRF; encoded by the exons ATGTCTGTTGATACTGAGTTTCCCTATGGTCCATCCATCTTAACTGATGAAAAGTTGCCAGAAGTGGGGAATCCAGCTGTTCCATGCCAAAATTCATCTAGCAATGATGCTGTTGTGTTTACAAAAGAAGCTTCGAACTGCCCTGCTGATAATGGTCAAATGAAACGTAATACAGCGTCAGAGATAACAGGCATTGAAGAGATGAGTGGTGAATCTGGTGGTTCAGACAAAAGTAATGATGATGAAAAATTACGTAAAGGAAGTGTAGAAGCTGCAAAAGCAGATGGCAACTATGAAGACAAGTTACAAAGTGACCAAAGTGAGAATGCTGAAAATGCAGAAAGTGATGGTCAAGGGGCACCGAGCATGGTCACAGAAATTAAAGGTGTCAATGAAATAGGAGGTGATTTTAAAGGAGATGTCCAATTAGTATGTGAAGAAAGTGCAGATACTGAAAAGGTAGAGAGCAGTTGCCAAACTGCAGCTAGCACTGTTATAGAGATAAAAGCCGTTGAAGAAATTAAGGGTGAATCTACTAgttcaaggaaaaatgataagaGTGTGGATGCTGAAGAGGCGAATATCAACAGTTCAATGTCTGTCAACCCTGTTATTGAGACAGTAGGCATGGAAGAAATGAGAGGCGAATCTAGTGACCCTCGCAGAATTAATGATGGCAGCAGTGAAGAAAGTGGGGAAGCTGAAAAAGCAGACAGCAGCTGCCAAAGGGCACCTCACTCAACCATGGAGATGACGACATTGGAGAAAATGGGATGTCTATCTAGTTCTGTAGAGAACAGCAGCGGAGACATTACTGGTCAAGAGCCACCCAACACAGTCACCAAAATCAAAGGAACTAATGAAATAGGAGGTGATTCTAATGGTGATGTCAAATTAGTATGTGAAGAAAGTGCAGATACTGAGAAGGTAGAGAGCAATGGCCAAGCGTCACATAGCACTGTTACAGAGATTACAGCCATTGAAGAAATTAGGCCTGAATCTAATGGTTTAAGCAAAATTGATGAGAGTGTGGATGCCGAAAAGGCTGGTAGCAACAACTCACTGGCTACCGACATTGTTACTGAGATCAATAAATTAGAAGACGAATCTAATGGTGCAGAGAAAATTAACAATGTGTCTGAGATCACTGGAATACAAGTTGAGTCTAATGGTGCAGAGGAAATAAGTGATGATAAAGTAGCATGCCAAGAGAGCACAAACACAGAAAAAGGAGATGATTCTAATGGTGATGTCAAATTAGTATGTGAAGAAAGTTCAGATACTGAGAAGGTAGAGAGCAATAGCCAAGCGGCACCTAGCACTGTTACAGAGATCACAGCCATTGAAGAAATTAGGCCTGAATCTAATGGTTTAAGCAAAATCGATGAGAGTGTGGATGCTGAAAAGGCTGGTAGCAACAATTCACTTACTACCGACATTGTTACTGAGATGAATGGATTAGAAGATGAGTCTAATGGTGCAGAGAAAATTAACAACGTTTCTGAGATAACTGGAATACAAGTAGAGTCTAATGGTGCAGAGGAAATAAGTGATGATAAACTAGCATGCCAAGAGAGCACAAacagtgaaaaaggaggtgattcTGATGGTGATGTCACATTAGTATGTGAAGAAAGTTCAGATACTGAGAAGGTAGAGAGTAATGGCCAAGCGGCACCTAGCACTGTTACAGAGATTACAGCCATTGAAGAAACTAGGCCTGAATCTAATGGTTTAAGCAAAATCGATGAGAGTGTGGATGCTGAAAAGGCTGGTAGCAACAGTTCACTGGCTACCGACATTGTTACTGAGATCAAAGGATTAGAAGATGAGTCTAATGGTGCAGAGAAAATTAACAATGTTTCTGAGATCATTGGAATACAAGTTGAGTCTAATGGTGCAGAGGAAATAAATGATGATAAACTAGCATGCCAAGAGAGCACAAATGCTGAAAATGCAGACAGCCTAATTCAGAGTGTATCCAATGTGGTCAGTGAAATCAAAAGAACTGAAGATATAGAAGGTGAATCTGATGTCGCAGACAAAAGGACTGATGGAAACTCAACCTGTGGAGAAAGGAAGGATGCTGAAGCAATGAATAGTGGAACTCCAGTTCATACAGG GATGTCTTGTAATACCGAGTTTTCCCAAGGCCTATCTACTTTCGCTGATTCAAACTTTTCTGAGGTGGGTAATTATTGTGCTTCAAGTACTAAAGACATGTCTAGCAACGATGCTTTTGGGGTCAAAAATGAAGCTTTGTATAGCTGTGCTGATGATTCTCAACTGGGACCTAACTTGGTCAAAGAGGGTAGTGGAGTTGAAAATTTGGAAGGTGTATTGAATAGTGTGGACAACAGTATTAACAACAGAATACTTTATGAGAACTGCGGGGATACTGAAAAATCGCACATCGGTTCAGATAATGTGGG GGTGCATGGTGATGCTGAAGTTCCCATTGACCAGTCTGTTTTAGCTGATGTAAAATTGTGTGAAGTTGGGGACTCTTATGCTTCAAGTATTAAAGATGTGTGTCACGATGTTGTATCTGGAAATTCTTTAAATGAGCCTGTTCATGAGAGTAAAATGGTGCCCATGCCTTATACGGCTATAGAGTTCACTGGCATTAAGAAAGAAGGTGAATCTAGTGTTGCAGGCCAAAACAGTGATGACAAATTTTTACATGAAAGTGAAGATGCTGAAAAACCACCGAGCACAAATATTGATGAAAG GATGTCTGGCTTAGAGTTGTCTGTAGCGGGAAATACTTCCGCTCCAAGCACTAGAGATGTTCCTAGCAATGATGCTGTGACATTTGGGAGCGAGACTTTGACTTGCCCAATCGAAATTGATCAAGAGTCAGCTAACATGAGCATAGAGATTGCAGGCGCTGAAGAAATGGGAGGTGGTTCAGACAGGAGTAATGATGACAAACTAATGTGTGAACAAATTGGGGATGCTGAAATTTCAAGTACTAATGATGTGTTGACCACTTCGGCTGAGTGTTCCTCTGTGGAAGCTGTGGCTGTAAGGGATATGAATGTGAGTGCAGCAAAGGGATTTAACTTCCTGATAAGGATGCCTAGATTTGATGATGAAAAACTCCGAGAACGTATCAGAGTAGCTGAGCTAAATGTTGATGAGAAGACGCAGCACAGGGATGCCTTTAGACAAAAAATCCGAAACAAAAGA GTCAATTGCCAAACTCATGGTGCTGAATTTGAAGCTGCCAAAACTCAAGAGAGAGATGCTAGAAAGCAAGTTAGGACAAAGCGTGCAGAGATCTCGACTCTTCAAGATGTGATTGATAAAGCAAAGAATGCAGTTGCCATTGATGAGATTGATAATAGG ATTTGTAATATGGAACACATTATTGGGCATGAAACTCTACCTTTGAAGGAGGAAAAGCTCCTAATTCGTGAAATCAAGCAACTGAAGCAGCTTCGTGGGCAGATTTCATCCAACATTGGCAGGCAGGATGAAGTGCAGAAGGCTCTGGATGAGAGAGTTGTAAACGAAGAGCAATTGAGG ATCTTGAAGAAAGAGCTTGATAACCTTAAAGTCAAGGCCTCAAAAGCTGAAACAATTGCGATGGCAGCTAGCCGGAAATATGAAGATGAGAGTCGAAAGCTCAAAGAATTGCAAGCGCAGTTTAAAGCTGCAGATGATATCCGACAAGAAGCATATGAAGAATTGCGGAATTTAAAAAAGGGATTCTATGAGAAG AATGTTCATTTCCGGACATACAAGGATGAAGCGACTTTGGCTAGTGATCATGCACGAAACAGAGAAATGGAGGCTCTTAATCATCTCTGTGTGAATCAG GTCGAAAGGTACATGGAACTTTGGAATAAGAATGATGAGTTCAGAAAGGAGTACATCAGGTGTAATACAAGGAGTACGTTGAGGAGATTTGGGACCTTGGATGGTCGTACACTTGGCCCTGATGAGGAGCCAACTGTACTTCCCAGTTACGTGGAGCAAAGAGCTGCTAGGCTGGTTACTCGTGTAGATAAAGTTAATTTTGTATCACAAGCTCCGGTCTCTCAGCAAGAAAATCAAGCAGTAGTTTTAAAGGATGAAAGTAAGGATGACAATATCAAGCTGCAAGCAGCAGAAAAAATGAACCCGATTGAGAAAACGAAAGAAGCTCCGAAACCAATTCAAAGAGAGATGAGTGTGGTTGATGAGCCAAAAGAGGCCGAGCAACTGCAAACTGCTCAGGAGCTGGAGGCTGCTAGAAAGGAGGAGGAACAGAGGAAGCGTGAGGAAGCAGCCAGGTTGAAAGAGCAACGGCGGTTGGAGGAGATTGCAAAGGCTAAGGAGGCATTAGAAAGGAAAAGACGCAATGCAGAAAAGGCCCAACTGAGGGCTGAATTACGAGCCCAGAAGGAAGAAGAACAAAGACTGAAG GAGAAGGAGAAAAGACTGCGTAAGAAGGAACGGAAGAAGGGTGCTGTAGGTGAAACAGAGACCGAAACTAATGATGGTGAAACTGCTCTGATTTCCACCAGCCTGAGAGAAACTGTCAAGGAGCCCGAGGCTACTGAGAATCCTCAAGCGAACACTAAGAAACCTCAGAAACCATCTCAATACACAAAGCAGATCAAGACAAAATCCACCATTCCTCCCCCGCTTCGCAACAGAAGCAGAAGGAAATTGCAGCAGTGGATTTGGTTAACTATTTCTTGCTTGGTTGTTATTGCTCTATTTTGTCTAGGAAACATTGGCTTCTTCACCAATTTGAAGCAGCGAGGAAGCCCGAGATTTTAG